The following proteins come from a genomic window of Methanospirillum lacunae:
- a CDS encoding PGF-CTERM sorting domain-containing protein, which translates to LAYDDNDLLVEVTSSSFKPTDKSQSGEFSGATGTVKVQQGTDGLNKWSFSVDASTFKPDEYIVRVSGVTVDTVETSLFNVVEAGGAPAAAKEPAAKVTPAAPAVNATKNATAAAPAANVTQQNATPTEKPTAVATTAAATAKPTEKATTVPTPEPTKKSPGFGAMAALAGLGAVAFFALRRN; encoded by the coding sequence CCTGGCATACGACGACAACGATCTGCTCGTTGAGGTTACTTCATCCTCATTCAAGCCGACCGATAAGTCACAGAGCGGTGAGTTCAGCGGCGCAACCGGAACTGTCAAGGTCCAGCAGGGCACTGACGGTCTGAACAAGTGGAGCTTCAGCGTTGACGCATCCACCTTCAAGCCAGACGAGTACATCGTCCGTGTTTCCGGTGTAACTGTTGATACAGTTGAGACTTCACTGTTCAACGTTGTTGAGGCAGGCGGCGCTCCGGCAGCAGCAAAAGAGCCGGCAGCAAAAGTCACCCCAGCAGCACCAGCAGTTAACGCAACCAAGAACGCAACTGCAGCAGCACCAGCAGCAAATGTTACTCAGCAGAACGCAACTCCAACCGAGAAGCCAACCGCTGTAGCAACAACTGCAGCAGCAACCGCAAAGCCAACCGAGAAGGCAACCACCGTTCCAACCCCTGAACCGACCAAGAAGTCACCAGGATTTGGCGCAATGGCAGCACTCGCAGGCCTCGGAGCAGTAGCATTCTTTGCACTGCGCCGGAACTAA